One genomic segment of Helicobacter enhydrae includes these proteins:
- a CDS encoding helicase-related protein yields the protein MIYQNLFDRIHAYFIILSKGSTMSDTRPIPHKNPNSKFINNTDIKLKDKLSQIINDDQQNISYLDFLVGYFQISGFKHLQDIIKHKLSSIQEIRILVGIDLDPIIAEIAGSNIDFTTAKKDRFLKQFAQEQIAQLNNDENYLEDTDISIDQLLEAIKSKKIKMRIIRERGVHAKFYILSCQPNLSREIDGVKHYDYKGSVIIGSSNLSHNGLVKHYEFNAELRDSQDIETALYEFNQLWDKSIEIQAQDIEQIEQESFLATLTPQELYYKMLIEYFGMDRIKIDESIKSLFPKDYKALRYQIDAITDGVKKLREYGGFFLSDVVGLGKTLIATIIAQKLEVSGELKGRILVTCPPALKANWEDHFAKVGVNRHTTIKTHDMLHEITNPQDYGLIIIDESHRFKSKTSQRYEQLYRICKEETKYTKQVILLSATPQNNSPEDLANQIYLFTDPRGTNIGEHNNLEKFFKEIQKEYKNIKDRLKALDEKKDTAANKKQKEILKEQLRAISNRMRNEVLESIMIRRTRNDVNTLYKDDLEAQGIAFPDTPNPTPLEYELKNQAKELTEQTLALLRVKDAPSKITKYGYYRYLIYPNLTPEGQKIYLEKMGTHKNGEFYEHTAERLEGLMKSLMFKRFESSIHSFQQTLKRQIKSLSTLVEMLEKNQVYIPMKNLSNLEAYYEALESDNENGIDEEFLEKYGDKLMELDAYDFKPDYLDNLKNDLAILQDLLKKWGEIKEDSKLERLVEQIKIQLERKLDQDTPKVIIFTEAQTTAHYLRDKLKELLPQYKLLQVDSDNRKDCQDKIKENFDANYPRDKWQHEIQILISTDTLSEGVNMHRSDTLINYDAPWNATILMQRAGRINRVGTQHKQLSIYNFQPSNIGEETLKFGKQVYQKLQSFHFTLGEDNAVYTPEEESGIAGLYQATEDSKKTDPEVAFLADILELHRNNPQEFDRINSLPSKVRSSMIGERESFFYLKQTIQKIYPNHTLEICRNAFYQVSTQGHTREARQINFCQMAQHLKSHLTNTPTPLPKEVHYADAELVWQAHKLHSQISEGETSLDAKEIAELKFIIRQNLLLSQEKKDCLIQALERGVHIDSTTRKQIKNQKADLDKLAEELKDTMRIKESESRVQIRYAKPSLQLSYTTRKDQ from the coding sequence TTGATTTATCAGAATCTCTTTGATAGAATCCACGCTTATTTCATCATTTTATCCAAAGGCTCAACTATGTCAGACACGCGTCCCATTCCACACAAAAATCCCAACTCCAAATTCATCAACAACACAGACATCAAGCTCAAAGACAAGCTCAGCCAAATCATCAATGATGATCAGCAAAACATAAGCTATCTTGATTTTCTTGTCGGCTATTTCCAAATCAGTGGCTTCAAACACCTTCAAGACATCATCAAACACAAGCTAAGCTCAATCCAAGAGATACGAATCTTAGTAGGTATCGACCTAGACCCAATTATCGCAGAAATTGCAGGTAGCAATATCGATTTTACAACAGCCAAAAAAGATCGATTTCTCAAGCAGTTTGCCCAAGAGCAAATCGCCCAGCTCAATAATGATGAAAACTATTTGGAAGACACTGACATCTCTATCGATCAGCTCCTAGAAGCGATCAAAAGCAAAAAGATAAAAATGCGTATTATCCGCGAAAGGGGCGTGCATGCAAAATTCTACATCTTGAGTTGTCAGCCCAATTTGAGTCGAGAGATCGATGGTGTCAAACATTATGATTACAAAGGCTCAGTCATTATTGGAAGCTCCAATCTTAGCCACAATGGACTTGTGAAGCACTACGAATTCAATGCCGAGTTACGCGATAGTCAAGACATAGAAACCGCACTTTATGAGTTCAATCAACTATGGGACAAAAGTATCGAGATCCAAGCCCAAGATATAGAGCAAATCGAGCAAGAATCCTTTCTTGCCACACTCACTCCCCAAGAGCTTTATTACAAAATGCTCATAGAATATTTTGGAATGGATAGAATCAAAATTGATGAAAGTATCAAATCCCTCTTTCCAAAAGATTACAAAGCACTCAGATACCAAATCGATGCCATTACAGATGGGGTGAAAAAATTGAGAGAATATGGTGGATTTTTTCTCTCTGATGTTGTGGGACTAGGGAAAACACTCATTGCCACCATCATTGCTCAAAAGCTTGAAGTGAGTGGAGAATTGAAAGGCAGGATTCTTGTCACTTGCCCCCCAGCCCTCAAAGCAAACTGGGAAGATCATTTTGCAAAAGTAGGTGTCAATCGCCACACAACTATCAAAACCCACGATATGCTCCATGAAATCACCAATCCCCAAGATTATGGATTGATCATCATTGATGAATCTCATCGCTTCAAGTCCAAAACCTCACAACGCTATGAGCAACTCTATCGCATTTGCAAAGAAGAAACAAAATACACAAAACAAGTCATCCTCCTCTCTGCCACCCCCCAAAACAACTCGCCTGAAGACTTAGCAAACCAAATCTATCTTTTCACAGATCCAAGAGGAACAAACATAGGCGAACACAACAATCTAGAGAAATTTTTCAAAGAGATTCAAAAAGAATACAAAAATATCAAAGACAGGCTCAAAGCACTCGATGAGAAAAAAGACACAGCAGCCAACAAAAAGCAAAAAGAAATACTAAAAGAACAATTACGAGCGATCTCTAATAGAATGAGAAACGAAGTGCTGGAATCTATTATGATAAGACGGACTCGCAATGATGTCAATACTCTCTACAAAGATGACTTAGAAGCTCAAGGTATTGCTTTTCCTGACACTCCCAACCCCACACCACTAGAATATGAGCTCAAAAATCAAGCAAAAGAGCTCACAGAGCAGACTCTAGCACTCCTTAGAGTCAAAGACGCACCAAGCAAAATCACAAAATATGGCTATTATCGCTATTTGATTTATCCAAACCTCACTCCTGAGGGGCAAAAGATCTACCTAGAAAAAATGGGAACACACAAAAATGGAGAGTTCTATGAGCACACCGCAGAGAGGCTAGAGGGCTTGATGAAGTCTTTGATGTTCAAACGCTTCGAATCATCGATCCATTCTTTCCAACAAACGCTCAAACGACAAATCAAATCGCTCAGCACACTTGTAGAAATGCTAGAAAAAAATCAAGTCTATATTCCTATGAAAAATCTAAGCAATCTTGAAGCTTATTATGAAGCCCTTGAGAGCGACAATGAAAACGGGATCGATGAAGAGTTTTTGGAAAAATATGGAGACAAGTTGATGGAGCTTGATGCCTATGATTTCAAACCTGACTATCTTGACAATCTCAAAAACGATTTGGCTATCTTGCAAGATTTGCTGAAAAAATGGGGAGAGATCAAAGAGGATTCAAAACTTGAAAGACTAGTCGAGCAAATCAAAATCCAGCTTGAAAGGAAACTCGACCAAGACACCCCCAAAGTGATCATTTTCACAGAAGCTCAAACAACAGCCCACTACCTTAGAGACAAACTCAAAGAGCTTTTGCCACAATACAAATTGTTGCAAGTTGATTCTGATAATCGCAAAGACTGCCAAGACAAAATCAAAGAAAATTTTGATGCCAATTATCCTAGAGACAAATGGCAACACGAGATTCAGATCCTCATTTCCACTGACACACTCTCTGAAGGTGTCAATATGCACCGCTCCGACACTCTGATCAACTACGATGCTCCGTGGAATGCCACAATCTTGATGCAAAGAGCAGGGAGGATCAATCGCGTCGGCACACAGCACAAACAACTCTCTATCTACAATTTCCAACCAAGCAATATTGGCGAGGAGACACTCAAGTTTGGGAAGCAAGTCTATCAGAAACTCCAAAGCTTCCATTTCACACTCGGAGAGGACAATGCAGTCTATACTCCCGAAGAAGAATCAGGCATAGCAGGACTCTATCAAGCCACCGAAGATAGCAAAAAAACTGATCCTGAAGTAGCGTTTTTGGCAGATATTCTTGAGCTTCATCGCAACAACCCCCAAGAGTTTGATCGTATCAACTCCCTCCCTAGCAAAGTCCGTAGCTCGATGATTGGAGAGCGTGAGAGCTTTTTCTATCTCAAGCAAACGATACAAAAAATCTACCCAAACCACACGCTTGAGATTTGTAGAAATGCTTTTTATCAAGTCAGCACACAAGGGCACACCAGAGAAGCACGCCAAATCAACTTTTGCCAAATGGCTCAACATCTCAAATCTCATCTCACCAACACCCCAACCCCACTTCCAAAAGAAGTGCATTATGCTGATGCTGAGCTAGTTTGGCAAGCCCACAAACTCCATTCCCAAATCTCTGAAGGAGAGACAAGCCTAGACGCAAAAGAGATCGCTGAGCTCAAGTTCATCATCCGACAAAACCTCCTGCTATCCCAAGAAAAAAAAGATTGCTTGATTCAAGCATTGGAGCGAGGTGTGCATATCGATAGCACCACAAGGAAGCAGATCAAAAATCAAAAGGCTGATTTAGATAAACTTGCAGAAGAGCTCAAAGACACAATGCGAATCAAAGAGAGCGAATCTAGAGTGCAAATCCGATACGCCAAGCCCTCTTTGCAACTTAGCTACACAACAAGAAAGGATCAATAA
- a CDS encoding Eco57I restriction-modification methylase domain-containing protein, whose translation MLRKTTASAILACFFQEDKPDTFRLTLITRSINAKGEIDYSNPKRQSFVLGKGVKTRFAQKQFAKLIQATHTLTGIQEAFALEPLSKEFFDKISEFFLELTFSISFPLAINDNEDRKRQFSLRLIARILFCKFLEEKKIIPSKIWDTTLSQDYYHNILESLFFLTLNTAKQKRNYGLLEEKITKLLDSIPYLNGGLFAPQADDFFNPSKPNSHINTLKIPNEAIQKLLNILEEYHFTIDESTPLDQEVGLDPEMLGMVFESLLSVLFTDNRVDNLSSLRKKTGSYYTPREIVSYMVKNSILQYLKTQTGLDETALRELVFDYTHSFEHSDILRIMEALQSFKILDPACGSGAFPMGMLQEICAILEALDSKAKAFLNLQNENFKAQNQGKNPTYIRKLSILQNNIYGVDIQPMATEIARLRCFLSLICDEDSQIQPLPNLEFKFVNANSLLPIPKKENLRYPNYNNDKKELERLRKKTFESASDKASLETEYLALANKIAKNLVFEDEISPIVEWNPYNPQSVAEFFDSEFMFGFQNFDCVIGNPPYGVSLTNEEKIRYRAIFNSKSSDTAQLFILQSDKLLKPNGVNSLIVPKALTFATNWKQIRDFLQKDLRQIIDCGKAWSYVLLEMIIFTKIKQSSTKSYTTGFLSEGRSLSQMLEIDKQYIDLFDFYLNDLTKEELAIGISIRNKFSHFLMDCGENYRGDIFYQHITKNGDCRVLGGKEIQRYYIKGVKGYIAKDFNVRSSAFIKDNAVLTQRLIAHIENPTPHIKMTGTIIKDSKDIRIVDTIYQIVCKKEFSNKFILALLHSRFLNWYCYRFVFAKAIRTFQFSSEIAKRIPIPKIDSTNKEIADKIIALVEKILKAKENNPTTDTKPLESQIDSLVYTLYNLTEAEIQIIENKE comes from the coding sequence GTGCTGAGAAAAACTACGGCTAGTGCGATTTTGGCTTGTTTCTTTCAAGAGGACAAACCAGACACCTTCAGATTGACTCTCATTACGCGTTCTATCAATGCAAAAGGCGAAATTGACTACAGCAACCCCAAACGCCAAAGCTTTGTGCTAGGAAAAGGCGTAAAAACACGCTTTGCACAAAAGCAATTTGCAAAACTTATCCAAGCCACACACACCCTTACAGGCATTCAAGAGGCTTTTGCACTCGAACCTCTTAGCAAAGAGTTTTTTGACAAAATTTCAGAGTTTTTTCTTGAATTGACTTTTAGCATATCTTTTCCTCTCGCCATAAACGACAATGAAGACAGAAAACGCCAATTTAGCCTAAGATTGATTGCTAGAATCTTGTTTTGCAAATTTTTGGAAGAAAAGAAAATCATTCCTTCAAAAATTTGGGATACCACTCTCTCACAAGATTATTACCACAATATCCTAGAGTCTCTGTTTTTTCTCACACTCAACACAGCAAAGCAAAAGCGAAATTATGGATTGCTTGAAGAGAAAATCACCAAACTTCTAGATTCTATTCCCTATCTAAATGGAGGGCTTTTTGCCCCACAAGCAGATGATTTTTTCAATCCATCAAAACCAAATTCCCACATCAATACACTCAAGATTCCCAACGAGGCTATACAAAAATTGCTAAATATATTAGAGGAATATCATTTCACCATTGATGAATCCACTCCCCTAGATCAAGAAGTAGGACTCGATCCTGAAATGCTAGGAATGGTATTTGAAAGCCTCCTCTCTGTGCTTTTCACAGATAACAGAGTCGATAATCTCTCAAGCCTTAGAAAAAAGACAGGGAGCTATTACACCCCAAGAGAGATTGTAAGCTATATGGTCAAAAACTCGATTTTGCAATATCTCAAAACCCAAACAGGTTTAGATGAAACAGCCCTTAGAGAGCTTGTGTTTGACTACACCCATTCTTTTGAGCATAGTGACATTTTACGCATAATGGAAGCTTTGCAAAGTTTCAAAATCCTAGATCCTGCGTGTGGAAGTGGGGCTTTCCCTATGGGAATGCTCCAAGAGATTTGTGCGATTTTGGAAGCACTAGATTCAAAGGCAAAGGCATTTTTGAATCTCCAAAATGAAAACTTCAAGGCTCAAAATCAAGGCAAAAATCCAACCTACATTCGCAAACTCTCCATCTTGCAAAACAATATCTATGGGGTAGATATTCAACCAATGGCTACAGAGATTGCACGATTGCGTTGCTTCCTCTCGCTTATATGTGATGAAGATAGCCAAATCCAACCATTGCCCAATTTGGAATTCAAATTTGTAAATGCAAATTCTTTGCTCCCTATACCCAAAAAAGAAAATCTACGATACCCCAACTACAACAATGACAAAAAAGAATTAGAACGACTTCGCAAAAAAACCTTTGAATCAGCAAGTGACAAAGCGTCTTTGGAAACAGAATATTTAGCCCTAGCAAACAAAATTGCCAAAAATCTAGTGTTTGAAGATGAGATCTCTCCTATTGTAGAATGGAATCCCTACAATCCTCAAAGTGTTGCAGAATTTTTTGATAGTGAATTTATGTTTGGATTCCAAAACTTTGATTGTGTGATAGGCAATCCGCCTTATGGCGTATCGCTTACAAATGAGGAAAAGATAAGATATAGGGCTATTTTTAACTCTAAATCAAGCGATACTGCCCAACTCTTTATCTTGCAATCAGATAAGCTTCTTAAGCCAAATGGTGTCAATTCTCTCATTGTTCCTAAAGCTCTTACTTTTGCAACAAATTGGAAACAAATAAGGGATTTTTTACAAAAAGATTTAAGGCAGATTATTGATTGTGGAAAGGCTTGGAGCTATGTGCTTTTAGAGATGATTATTTTTACAAAAATCAAGCAATCATCTACAAAATCTTATACTACAGGTTTTTTGAGTGAGGGTAGAAGCTTATCTCAAATGCTTGAAATAGATAAACAATATATTGATCTTTTCGATTTTTATCTTAATGATTTGACTAAAGAGGAGTTAGCAATAGGAATAAGTATTCGCAATAAGTTTTCTCATTTTCTTATGGATTGTGGTGAAAATTATAGGGGGGATATATTCTATCAACATATTACAAAAAACGGAGATTGTAGAGTGTTAGGAGGAAAAGAGATACAAAGATACTATATTAAAGGTGTAAAGGGTTATATTGCTAAAGATTTTAATGTAAGAAGTTCGGCTTTTATCAAAGATAATGCTGTTTTAACGCAACGATTAATAGCACACATTGAGAATCCAACACCACATATCAAAATGACAGGCACAATTATCAAAGATTCTAAAGATATTCGTATTGTGGATACCATTTATCAAATAGTATGCAAAAAAGAATTTTCAAATAAATTCATTTTAGCCCTTTTACATTCGAGGTTTTTGAATTGGTATTGTTATCGTTTTGTTTTTGCAAAAGCAATAAGGACTTTTCAATTTTCATCTGAAATCGCAAAACGAATACCTATCCCAAAAATAGATTCCACTAACAAAGAAATAGCAGATAAAATCATTGCCTTAGTAGAAAAGATTCTTAAGGCAAAAGAGAATAACCCCACCACCGACACCAAACCCCTAGAATCCCAAATCGATTCTTTAGTCTATACCCTCTACAATCTCACAGAGGCAGAAATCCAAATCATTGAAAACAAGGAGTGA
- a CDS encoding toprim domain-containing protein has protein sequence MLFLFKKNNEDEPTVQYGNEIILETLVGTLGVLPYLLYKRVLFVEGVTDVKFLERLNEKFECLRNIFNLNTITLIPLYGGGNVKNWMTADYLEGSNVKCLYFLDRDKSKDETGASDQNLIKTKK, from the coding sequence ATGTTATTTTTATTCAAAAAAAACAATGAAGATGAACCAACGGTGCAATATGGCAATGAGATTATCTTAGAGACTCTTGTTGGAACTCTTGGTGTTTTGCCTTATTTGCTATATAAGAGAGTTCTATTTGTAGAAGGGGTAACTGATGTAAAATTTTTAGAAAGACTAAATGAAAAATTTGAATGTTTGAGAAATATATTTAATCTAAATACAATAACTTTGATTCCTTTGTATGGTGGCGGAAATGTTAAGAATTGGATGACTGCAGATTATTTAGAGGGTAGCAATGTTAAGTGCCTTTATTTTTTGGATAGAGATAAAAGCAAAGATGAAACAGGTGCTTCAGATCAAAATCTAATCAAAACAAAAAAATGA
- a CDS encoding ATP-binding protein: protein MQNFLDFIHSDSLQDSIVFPMLNCDIPSAKILQSMSKALLEGQTDFNTLNLIEALFSVKGEATLPYLNKIKHLLDQGWILYSNFSSHPITSLELLNETIYLSPNFLKLLEEGQPLMSLPEDRPYKDHLEYLKDQFLRIELLMQSKMLYPANLDPQSVSKSKHYLTLLNQQIQHRLKLTHKNLNIHSFLKKHQLQPKEEIIFFALLREEYYGGEGILREMNTLIELVSENEYEKIKNRSLLDDKSTLIEKGLIDYDEFLSPFGGISRTFFITQSTLHTMIHSSNKHKKTKHTLSHFIKEQEIFEILKPKKSLKDIILAPQTRSTLENLLKQMDPKILLQLKHWGIKDKKTGIESKIIFYGASGTGKTLTALALAKSLKKDILNFDCSKILSMYVGESEKNVRKIFDTYQEIAKKSKSEPILLLDEADQFLSTRSLGSSGGDKMHNQMQNIFLEQIERFDGILIATTNLLETIDLAFSRRFNYKIEFKRPTLEQRKQIWNMHLPKNADFSLPQEDLIDQLSTYDLSGGQIALVCKNTAYKVATRKKPIFNANDFIEEIQREKDGNFDREKSMGFFHNH from the coding sequence ATGCAAAATTTTCTCGATTTTATCCATTCAGATTCTTTGCAAGATAGCATCGTGTTTCCGATGCTCAACTGCGACATACCAAGTGCGAAAATCTTGCAATCGATGAGCAAAGCCCTCCTTGAAGGGCAAACAGACTTCAATACACTCAATCTCATCGAAGCACTTTTCAGCGTCAAAGGAGAAGCCACCCTCCCATACCTCAACAAAATCAAACACTTGCTCGATCAAGGCTGGATTTTGTATTCCAACTTCTCATCCCACCCCATCACCTCGCTTGAGCTACTCAATGAGACAATCTACCTTAGCCCAAATTTTCTCAAGCTTTTGGAAGAGGGGCAACCCCTGATGAGCCTCCCTGAAGACAGACCCTACAAAGACCATTTGGAATACCTCAAAGATCAGTTTTTGCGGATCGAACTGCTAATGCAAAGCAAAATGCTCTACCCTGCCAATCTAGATCCACAATCTGTAAGCAAAAGCAAACACTACCTTACCTTGCTCAACCAACAAATCCAACACCGCCTCAAACTCACACACAAAAACCTCAACATCCACTCTTTTCTCAAAAAACATCAACTCCAACCCAAAGAAGAAATCATATTTTTTGCCCTGCTCAGAGAGGAGTATTATGGGGGAGAGGGGATTTTGCGTGAGATGAACACACTCATCGAGCTTGTCAGTGAAAACGAATACGAAAAAATCAAAAACCGCTCACTCCTAGATGACAAAAGCACCCTAATCGAAAAAGGATTGATTGATTATGATGAGTTTCTCAGTCCATTTGGGGGGATCAGTCGCACATTTTTTATCACCCAATCCACGCTCCACACGATGATCCACTCATCAAACAAACACAAAAAAACCAAGCACACCCTCTCTCATTTCATCAAAGAACAAGAAATCTTTGAAATCCTCAAACCCAAAAAAAGCCTCAAAGACATCATACTCGCACCGCAGACACGCTCCACTCTTGAAAATCTCCTCAAACAAATGGACCCCAAAATCTTGCTACAGCTCAAACACTGGGGGATCAAAGACAAAAAAACAGGGATTGAATCCAAGATCATTTTTTATGGTGCTTCTGGGACGGGCAAAACCCTCACAGCCCTAGCTCTTGCCAAAAGTCTCAAAAAAGACATACTCAATTTTGACTGCTCCAAAATCCTATCAATGTATGTCGGAGAGAGTGAAAAAAATGTCCGCAAAATCTTTGACACCTATCAAGAGATCGCCAAAAAAAGCAAGAGTGAGCCGATTTTGCTCCTTGATGAAGCCGATCAGTTTTTGAGCACACGCAGTTTGGGGAGCAGCGGTGGTGACAAAATGCACAATCAAATGCAAAACATTTTCCTAGAGCAGATCGAACGCTTCGATGGGATTTTGATCGCTACGACAAACTTGCTAGAGACGATTGATCTAGCATTTTCAAGGCGTTTCAATTACAAAATCGAGTTTAAACGCCCTACTTTAGAGCAGAGGAAACAGATTTGGAATATGCACCTCCCCAAAAATGCAGATTTTTCTCTCCCACAAGAGGATCTGATCGATCAGCTTAGCACATACGATCTAAGCGGTGGGCAGATTGCGTTGGTTTGCAAAAACACTGCCTACAAAGTCGCCACACGCAAAAAGCCGATATTCAACGCCAATGATTTCATCGAAGAGATCCAAAGAGAAAAAGATGGGAATTTTGATAGGGAAAAAAGTATGGGGTTTTTTCACAACCACTGA